A section of the Asticcacaulis sp. EMRT-3 genome encodes:
- a CDS encoding glycosyltransferase 87 family protein has translation MIKSDAVAFIEGHSLRPWGRVVFYLLCLFPALGNLVSRIIKHGWWLNDFDALICGADHVRRGLSPYDLHPVCTALRPAVYVYAPQVAKLFAPLAGIGLIQSRWLWLIALLPALAFLLWYALIMPLAGSPWRLRLMSFSAMAGSALVCGNIGFILHAMIIAAALNLKRARWPFVAAVILAALVKPVMLTYLIVLALDNRPWRARIFATFGASTLGLAAVAAEMLTAGSLSANWHQTLGTVVMAQQPGIGYFAWASWLGLSPYGWLTLTGLALYMAVICLAGLCLAESRSHDHLGRIIIGLGVAQLLNPRLMDYDMLALAPFMALVVMMAKPLGERFFTAVSWAFAGVLIFALALNIFEVPGLPRAPVCVLAYAAITVCVAARLAARSAWLAPSVRQRSDQALRSRTGLPAK, from the coding sequence ATGATCAAAAGCGACGCCGTTGCCTTTATCGAAGGCCACAGCCTGCGCCCGTGGGGGCGCGTCGTCTTTTACCTGTTGTGTCTGTTTCCGGCGCTCGGCAATCTGGTCAGCCGGATCATCAAACACGGCTGGTGGCTCAATGATTTCGACGCCCTGATCTGCGGTGCCGACCATGTGCGGCGGGGTTTAAGCCCCTACGACCTGCACCCGGTCTGCACAGCCTTACGCCCCGCCGTCTATGTCTATGCGCCGCAGGTGGCGAAGCTGTTCGCGCCTCTGGCGGGCATCGGCCTGATACAATCGCGCTGGCTCTGGCTGATCGCCCTGTTGCCCGCCCTGGCCTTTCTGCTGTGGTATGCCCTGATCATGCCGCTGGCGGGAAGCCCTTGGCGGCTGCGCCTGATGAGTTTTTCGGCTATGGCGGGCAGCGCGCTGGTCTGCGGCAATATCGGCTTCATTCTGCACGCCATGATCATTGCCGCCGCTCTCAATCTGAAGCGCGCGCGCTGGCCCTTTGTGGCCGCCGTCATTCTGGCCGCGCTCGTCAAGCCGGTCATGCTGACCTATCTGATCGTGCTGGCTCTGGATAACCGGCCCTGGCGCGCCCGCATCTTCGCCACGTTTGGCGCATCCACTCTCGGCCTTGCCGCCGTCGCCGCCGAGATGCTGACCGCCGGTTCGCTGAGCGCCAACTGGCATCAGACTCTGGGTACTGTGGTGATGGCGCAGCAACCGGGCATTGGTTATTTCGCCTGGGCTTCGTGGCTCGGTCTGTCGCCCTATGGCTGGCTTACTCTGACGGGACTGGCCCTCTATATGGCGGTGATCTGTCTGGCCGGGCTGTGTCTGGCCGAGAGCCGAAGCCATGATCATCTTGGCCGGATCATCATCGGACTGGGCGTGGCGCAATTGCTCAATCCGCGCCTGATGGATTACGACATGCTGGCGCTGGCCCCCTTCATGGCGCTGGTGGTGATGATGGCCAAGCCGCTGGGCGAACGCTTTTTCACGGCGGTAAGCTGGGCCTTTGCAGGCGTGCTGATCTTCGCCCTGGCGCTCAATATCTTCGAGGTTCCAGGCCTGCCCCGTGCCCCGGTCTGCGTGCTGGCCTATGCCGCCATCACAGTCTGCGTCGCTGCGCGTCTGGCCGCACGCTCAGCCTGGCTGGCACCGTCAGTCCGCCAGCGATCCGATCAGGCGCTACGGTCACGCACCGGCTTACCTGCGAAATAG